The sequence GATAAGCGCCATGGGTCTTGTGGCGACCCGTCCGCCGCGGATGGACGCGTCTCGAATGCAAGCGTTGCAAGACCTGTGGATCGGAGCAGGTCTGGAGGAGGTGCAAACGCGAGAGATCACCGTGCACCGGACTTTCGCAGATTTCGATGATTTCTGGACCACAGGTCTGAAGTCACCGGCGCTTCGGCCTACCATCGCCGCGATGAAGCCCGGCGACGTCGATGTGCTCATCTCGCGCGTCCGTGCGAACCTGCCGGCGGAGGCCGACGGCCGCATCACCTGCAGTGCGCGCGCACACGCGATCAAGGGGCGCACGCCCGGATAGCTCCGCAGCGCGGAGGATGGTCATGGCTGTCAGCGCTCCCGACCTGAAAACGTTCCTGCTCGCGACGCCGTTCTTCGGTGGTCTTCCGGAGCCAAGCCTCGACCTCCTGATCTCGATGCTGGCCGAGCGCCGCTTCGACGCAGGCAGCGCCGTCGTCGCGGAGGGCGAGCCAGGACGCTCGATGTTCATCGTCAAATCCGGCCGGCTGGCGGTGAGCAAGCGGACGAGATCGGGCAGCATCATCCCGATCTCCATTCTGCAGCCCGGCGACTTCTTCGGCGAGATGACGCTGATCGAAATGCAAAGCCGCTCCGCCACGGTGGTCGCAGAGGTGCCGACGGTGCTGTTTGAGCTGACCGCGAAGAATCTCTACGCCTGCTACAAGGCCGACATCCGCGCCTATGTGATCGTCCTGCAGAACATCAACCGCGAGCTCTGCCGACGGCTGCGCCGGGCGGATGAGCGGTTTACCGCGCGTCAGGTGCGTGAAGACAATGACGATGCGTAGATGCGCAGGATGGGTAGAGCGCTTGCGAAACCCATCGTTTTTGGCCGCGCTGTAAGGACGTGATGGGTTTCGCTGTGCTTTACCCATCCTACGAGCTGCGCGCTACGGCGCATAAGTTGCTCGCACCCATCCTGCGCGCCGGCGCCTCGATGCGGCTACAGCAACGCCATCGAATGCAGCGAGTTCCGATGGAAGCCGAAGGCAACAATGCCGGAAAGAAGCAACGCGGTCCCAATCACGATCAGGCAAAACGCAAGCACTATCGGAGCCCCCTGGTTCGTCATGAATGACAAAGACGATAATGGATAAAATTTTACCGACAATCGAAAGGAAGGATTAACCTTACCTGCGCCGGCGTGACCCGTCGGGCAAAACACCTGGGGCACCGTCAAGTCCCTGCCGCATAAATATTCCACTTTACCGAAATTCGGTTTTGGCGTATGTGTCACCCATCCCGGCTTACCAAGAGGGGCGATCTCGAGGTCGTCTTGATCGCGAGCCGGGCTTGCGGTGGACGCGGCAGCGTCGGCACGAGATGGGGCGGGCAGGGCGGGTAGTCCCTGTGAGCCCGACACCCGCGTGCGGACGAGCGGCGCTGTTCAGTTCGTCGCGCCGACATTTCAATGGCGATGTGCACAATGCCGTCGAACCCTGTGGCGCCGACGAATGCGCGTACGGCAAAACCGTGTGGTCCTGGCCGTCGTTGCTACGGTCAAGCCTTTCGCGGAGATGCGAGCGAGCCCAACCGGGCAGACTGCATCAATTCGCGGGGCGAGGGAGGCCAGAAGGAACTCGGCTCCCGGGAGAGCACGGCATAAGCCGTCCGACCATCGCGCAGGGAAGGCCGAGTGATCGGCACCACCTGTATGCTGCTGTGCGGTTCTTCCTGCGTGTGCATTTCGCGCAGCGGACCGCGGGTGCCTGTCGGCACCCGGCCTTCCCTGCGCCCTCTTCAAGGAAGAGGGTCAAGGAAACGGGCAAAACTCGGGCGCTTCCAGCCGCGAGAACGCTGGGTCATGTGTGGATGCAGGAATGCCCGAACGTCCGCGTCTCGCCGGTGCCGCCTGTGCATCTCGACCGATTTTTCCCCGCGGCCATCCTTCGAGACGCCCGCCGTTGGCGGGCCCTCAGGATGAGGACCTAGTGCGTGCTGTCCGTTCAACGCATCGATGCTGCTGAGCCTCATCCTGAGGAGACCGCGAAGCGGTCGTCTCGAAGGACGAGGCCCGCGCTCAGCCCTACAAGATGTCCTATGCAATGGGCCTGTCTCAGCGACGCGCTGCAATTGCCGTCAGCTCCAGCTTGACGCCCGGGCCGAGGTCCGCAACACCCAGCGCGGCGCGCGCCGGCAGATGGTCCGCGGTGAAATAGCGCTTCCACACCTGGTTGAGCGCGGCCTTGTCGGCGAGATCAGTCACGAAGATCGTCACCTGGAGAACGCAGGAAAGATCGGAGCCGGCCCGTTCGAGCAGCGTCTTCAACTGGCGAAGCACATCGTCTGCCTGGCCCGCCATGTCGAGCGCGGTATCCTCAGGAACGATGCCGCCGAGATACAGCACGCCGTTGTGCTCGACGATCTCGTGGAGCAGTCCTTCATAGGGCAGGGAACGTTTGATCACGATGGCATCCATGCGGTGTTGCGCACGCTTCAATGGGGAAAGCTGGTGCTGCCGGACAGGATTGAACTGTCGACCTCTCCCTTACCAAGGGAGTGCTCTACCACTGAGCTACGGCAGCAAATGCTGGCACAGAATCGGGCCGCGACCGGGCCCGCCAAGCGGGGCGATGGATGCCACAAGGCCCCCTCATGTGCAAGCTTGGCGGCCCCGTCAAAACGAGAAAATCGGCGCAGTTGCCGGCCGGAATCGGCCCGTTTGCCCCGAAATGACCGATTTTGGACGATTTTGGTCCCGCTGATGTCCCAGCCAACTGGCCAGTTGGCCGTGCCGGCGGATTCGGCCCATTTTGAAGTTCGCGCGATCGGTTCGCGCTCGCCTCTTGAGCTGTCGTATTCCTTGGGCATGCTAGCAGCCCTCTTGATGAGCTCAGAGATGACCGACGAGACCGATAAAGCAGCGCGCGGCCGGGACGGGCGGCAGGACCGGCTGAAATCGGCCCTGCGCGAAAACCTGAAGCGGCGGAAGGTGCAGGCGCGTGAACGCGCCGCAATCGCCGACCCCTCGCAGGACGACCATGGTTCCCTCGATGAGGGGGCCGCCGACAAGACCGGGAATTGAAGTCCGGCAAGTGAAGACCGGCCGTTGCAGGCCGACTCGAATTATTTTGGAGTGCATGACAGTGGCCATGGGGCAGGACAAACAGCAACGAACCGACCGCGACGCGCAGATGGCGCGGTTCACCCGCCCCGAGCAGACCTTTCCGGCGCTGACGCCCGCCGAGATCGAGCGCATCAGGCATTTCGGCGAGGTCCGCGGCTACCAAGACGGCGAGTTCCTATTCGAGACCGGGAAGCCCGGCCCCGGCATGTTCGTCGTGCTGAAAGGCCATGTCGCCATCACCCAGCGCGACGGGCTCGGCCACGTCACGCCGGTGATCGACCAGGGACCGGGACAATTTTTAGCCGAGCTCAGCCAGCTCTCGGGTCAGCCGGCGCTGGTCGACGGCCGCGCCGAGGGCGATGTCGAGACGCTGCTGCTGCCGCCGGACCGACTGCGCGCGCTGCTGGTGGCCGAGGCCGAGCTCGGCGAGCGCATCATGCGCGCGCTGATCCTGCGCCGGGTCAATCTGATCCAGGGCGGCGTCGGCGGCCCGGTGCTGATCGGCCCGTCGCATTCGACCGGCGTCGTGCGCCTGCAAGGCTTTCTCACCCGCAACGGCCAGCCGCATCATCTGCTCGATCCCGAGCATGACACCGACGCCGCCGAGTTGATCGCGCGCTATTCGCCGAAGCCCGAAGACTGGCCGCTGGTCGTCGCCGCTGACGGCACGGTGCTGCGCAATCCCAACGAGACCGCGCTTGCGCGCGCCATCGGCATGATCGGCGGGGCCAAGGGCGACCGCATTTACGACGTTGCGGTCGTCGGCTGCGGTCCGGCCGGACTCGCCACCGCCGTGTATGCGGCGTCCGAAGGGCTGTCCGTCGCCGTGCTCGACATCCGCGCCTTCGGCGGCCAGGCCGGCGCCAGTGCGCGAATCGAGAACTATCTGGGCTTTCCGACCGGCATTTCCGGTCAGGCCCTGACTGCACGCGCCTTCACCCAGGCGCAGAAGTTCGGCGCCGACATCATGATCCCCGTCACGGTGAAGTCGCTCGACTGCACGCGCAAGGACGGCGCATTTTCGGTGGCGCTCGACGGCTGCGATCCCTTGCGCTCGCGCGCGGTGGTGGTCGCGAGCGGCGCGCGTTATCGCCGGCCTGAGATCGAGAACCTCGACAAGTTCGAGGGACGCGGCGTCTGGTACTGGGCCTCGCCGGTCGAGGCGCGGCTCTGCGCCGGCGAGGAGGTGGCTCTGGTCGGTGCCGGCAATTCGGCCGGGCAGGCGGCCGTGTTCCTCTCGGGCCATGCCAAAAAAGTGCTGATGATCATCCGCGGCGGCGGCTTGGGCGCCAGCATGTCGCGCTATCTCATCGAGCGCATCGAAGCGACGCCGAACATCGAATTGATGTTCAACACCGAGATCACGGCGCTCGAAGGCGACGAGGCTTCGCTCTTGCGGCGCATTCGCTGGAAGAGCCGGCTGTCGTCGGACGAGGACGCCGCCGACATCCGCAACCTCTTCCTGTTCGTCGGCGCCGATCCCGCCACCGCCTGGCTCGACGGCTGCGGCGTCACGCTCGATCGCGGCGGCTTCGTCGTGACGGGCGCGCAGTCCGAGCAGAACCAGGGGCGGCTCGTGGCGCCGCTGGAGACCTCCGTGCCCGGCGTCTACGCCGTCGGCGACGTCCGCTCCGGCTCCGTCAAGCGCGTCGGCGGCGCCATCGGCGAAGGGGCGCAGGTCGTGGCGTCCCTGCACGGCTATCTCGGCGACGCCGCGAAACCGGCGCTTTAGAGCACGATCCGGCAAAGTGTGAAGCGGTTTGCCGGCAAGATCGTGCTCAATATAAGTCAAGGACAAGACAAGCGAATGGCAAGCGGAATCCGGCTTGCCATCGCGCCGCATCCTGCGGACTATCGCCTCGTCGCGAGGCCGATTGCGCTTCGAAGAACAATATTCACAACGGGAGGACCAAATGGCTGAAGTCGTCGTGCTCTACAAGACGCCCAAAGATGCTGCCGCCTTCGACAAGTATTATGCCGAGACCCACATTCCCCTCGCCAAGAAACTTCCCGGCCTGAAGAAATATGCCGTGAGCAAGGGACCGGTCGCGTCTCCCGCTGGGCCATCCGGAATCCATCTCGTCGCTGTCCTCACCTTCGACAGCGTCGCCGACATCCAGGCGGCATTCGGCAGCCCGGAAGGCAAGGCGACCGGCGCCGACGTGCCGAAATTCGCCAGCGGCGGTGCCGATCTGCTGATCTTCGACACCAAGGAAGTTTGAAGCAAAGATTCAACTTTCGTCGAAAGCCTGAACACTCGTAGCCCGGATGGAGCGAAGCGTAATCCGGGACAGTACGATCCAGGCGCGAGAACCCGGATTTCGCTGCGCTCCATCCGGGCTACAATCTGCTGTCGATCCATGACAGCACTGCAAAAAATCCGGGCAGTCGTTGTCAATTTGCACGACGGCGCATGGCTTGCTTCGCATATGCGGCGATAGCGCATGTGGCATTCCGATGAGGACCGTAATACTACTCTCATCATCTCAATGCTGAGAGTAGGAGAGATGCCATGATGCTTGGATTGAGCCTGCAAGCCCTAACGCTGATCCATGTCATCATCAGCCTGATCGCCATCGCTGCTGGCCTCGTGGTGATGTTCGGCCTGCTCGGCTCGAAGCCGATGCCGGCCCTCACCGCGACCTTCCTGCTGTTCACCATTCTCACCAGCGCCACCGGCTTCCTGTTTCCGTTCAAGGAGCTGTTGCCATCGCACGTCATCGGCATCATCTCCCTGGTGCTGCTCGTCATCGCCTGCTTCGCGCTCTACAGCATGAAGCTCAAAGGTGTCTGGCGTCCGGTCTACATCGTGACCGCGATGATCTCGCTCTATTTCAACGTCTTCGTGCTGGTGATCCAGTCGTTCCTGAAGGTGCCGGCGCTCGCCGCGCTCGCGCCCGCCGTGCCGCCGGCGCCGCCGTCGGGTCCGGTCTTCGCCGTGGTGCAGGGCATCGTGCTGGTGTTCTTCGTCGTGCTCACCATCGGTGCCTGGCGCCGCTACAAGCCGATGGCGTTCGCCTGATCACCAATCTCTCGTCATTCCGGGCATCGCGCAGCGATGAGCCCGGAATCTCGATCAGAAATCTCCAGATTCCGGGTTCGCGGAGGTGCGCGCCCCGGAATGACCTTTCCATTCAAAGGAGCCCCACAATGCCCACCATCACCACCAAAGACGGCGTCGAGATCTTCTACAAGGATTGGGGCTCGGGCCAGCCGATCGTGTTCAGCCATGGCTGGCCGCTGTCGTCGGACGATTGGGACGCGCAGATGCTGTATTTCGTCGCGCGCGGCTATCGCGTCATCGCACATGACCGCCGCGGCCATGGCCGCTCGGCGCAGGTCGCCGATGGTCACGACATGGACCATTATGCCGACGACCTCGCCGCGCTCACCGCGCATCTCGATCTCAAGAATGCCATTCACGTCGGCCACTCCACCGGCGGCGGCGAGGTCGTGCACTACATCGCGCGCCACGGCGACAGCCGGGTGGCGAAGGCCGCGATCCTCTCGGCGGTGCCGCCGCTGATGGTGCAGACCGCGGCCAATCCCGGCGGCCTGCCGAAGAGCGTGTTCGACGATCTCCAGAAGCAGCTCGCCGCCAGCCGCACGCAATTTTACCGCGACCTCCCGGCCGGCCCGTTCTACGGCTACAACCGTCCCGGCGCAAAACCGTCGGAAGCCGTGATCCAGAACTGGTGGCGCCAGGGCATGATGGGCGGCGCCAAGGCGCACTACGACGGTATCGTCGCGTTCTCGCAGACCGACTTCACCGAGGATCTGAAGAAGATCAACGTGCCCGTGCTGGTGATGCACGGCGACGACGACCAGATCGTTCCTTACGCCGATTCCGCGCCGCTGTCGGCCAAGCTGCTGAAGAACGGCACGCTGAAGACCTACAAGGGCTTCCCGCACGGCATGCCGACCACGCATGCCGAGACGATCAACGCGGACCTGCTGGCTTTTTTCAAGGCGTAAAGCTTCGAGAAGACGGGGCTCGCGGTTTGAGCTGCGAGCCCGATGGGACCGTTCCGATGAAAGTCATCGTCTTCGGCGCGACGGGTATGGTCGGGCAGGGCGTCTTGCGCGAATGCCTGGTTGATCGCGGCATCGACCGCGTGCTCGTGGTCGGACGCAGCCCAACCGGCGTGCGCAACGCCAAGCTCGCCGAGATCATCCACGACGATTTCACGGACTATTCGGCGATCGAGGCGCAGCTCACGGGCTTCGATGCCTGCTTTTTTTGCCTCGGCGTGTCCTCGATCGGCATGAGCGAGCAGCGCTACCGTCACCTGACCTATGATCTCACGCTTGCCGCTGCGACGGCGCTGGCCAAGCTCAATCCGCAGATGACATTCGTCTATGTCACCGGTGCCGGCACCGATTCCACCGAGCAGGGATCGCGGATGTGGGCGCGGATCAAGGGCAAGACCGAGAACGATCTGTTCAAGCTGCCGTTCAAGGCCGCCTACATGTTCCGTCCCGGCGCCATCCAGCCCCTGCACGGCGCCCGGTCCAAGACGGCCTGGGTGCAGGCCGTTTACACCGCAACCTGGCCACTCTGGTCGGTGCTGCGCCGGATCTCGCCGTCGCTCGTCACCTCGACCGAGCAGATCGGCCGCGCCATGATCCGCGTCGCCCGGGAGGGACATAAGCGGAAAGTGCTGGAGATGGAGGATATCAATAGCCTCTAGGTCGCTGCCTCGTTAGCTTGTCGCGGAAATTTCGGCGCCCGCGCGCGTTGAGTCCCCCCCATCCTGAAGGAGGAGCGCCGGCGATGTCTCCCCAGCTCAAACTGATTGCACTGGACGCCGACGATCTCGCGGTCATCTCGACCCATGTCCAGGACGCCCGTGTCCAGGCCTCCGACATCATCTGGCGGCAGAGCGAGAAGCGGCTCGTGGTCGGCATGAGCCGGCTGGACTGGGAGCAGACGCTGGAGGGCGAGACCGAGCCGCGCCGGCTGGTCGCCGCGCTCCGCTTCGACCGCGTGCTCGCCTGCAAGTCGCGCAATATCGACCTCGCCGCGCCGGACAAGGTTTTGGACCTCATCGGAATCGAATTTCACCCCCGGGACGGCCGCAACGAGGAGCCTGGCGGCAGTGCCCTGCTCTTGTTCGCCCAGGGCGGCGCCATCCGCCTCGACGTCGAATGCCTGGAATGCGAGCTGACCGACCTCGGGGCGGACGCGCTGGGAACGGGCGCGGGGGTCGAGGGGGAGGGGTGAGGTGGTCCCCAGCGCCCGGGCGACACCAGTGGAAGGGTTGACGGCGGGGGGCCGCCGCGCCATTGAGCAGGGGTCGGGTGAGCCCGCCCGCTCCAAAAGACCAGCCAAAAGACCATCCTAAAATGCCCGTTCGTCTCGACCGCAGCAGCGCCGATTTTGACCAGCGATTCGCGGCCTTTCTCGCCGCCAAGCGCGAGGTCTCGGCCGACGTCGAGGCCGCCGCGCGCGCCATCGTCGACGACGTCGCAAAGCGCGGCGACGCGGCCTTGCTCGAGGCCACGCAGAAATTCGACCGGCTGACGCTGGACGCAACCTCCATGCGCGTCACCGCCGCCGAGATCGAGGCTGCGACGAAGGCCTGCGATGCCGCGACGCTGGATGCGCTCAAGCTCGCGCGCGACCGCATCGAGACCTATCACCGCCGTCAGCTCCCGGCGGACGAGCGCTTCACTGATCCGCTCGGCGTCGAGCTCGGCTGGCGCTACACCGCGATCGAATCCGCCGGCCTCTATGTGCCCGGCGGCACCGCGGCCTATCCGTCCTCGGTGCTGATGAACGCGGTGCCCGCCAAGGTCGCCGGCGTCGCGCGCCTGGTCATGGTGGTGCCTTCGCCGGACGGCAAGCTCAACCCGCTGGTGCTGGCGGCCGCCCATCTCGGCGGCGTCACCGAGATCTATCGCGTCGGCGGTGCGCAGGCCGTGGCCGCGCTCGCGCACGGCACCGCGACGATCGCACCGGTCGCCAAGATCGTCGGTCCCGGCAACGCCTATGTCGCCGCCGCCAAGCGGCTGGTGTTCGGCAAGGTCGGCATCGACATGATCGCCGGCCCCTCCGAGGTGCTCGTCATCGCCGACGACACCGGCAATGCCGACTGGATCGCGGCAGACTTGCTGGCGCAGGCCGAGCATGACGCGAGCGCGCAGTCGATCCTGATCACCGATTCCGCGCGGCTTGCCGCCGACGTCGAAAAGGCCGTCGCAGCGCAGCTGAAGACACTGCCGCGCGCCGTGATCGCAGGCGCCTCGTGGAATGATTTCGGCGCCATCATCATGGTGAGAAATCTCACCGATGCCATCCCGCTCGCGGACGCCATCGCCGCCGAACATCTCGAGATCATGACTGTCGATCCCGAGGTGCTCGCTGCAAAGATCCGCAACGCCGGCGCGGTGTTCCTCGGGGCGCACACGCCGGAGGCCATCGGCGACTATGTCGGCGGCTCCAACCACGTGCTGCCGACCGCGCGTTCGGCGCGATTCTCCTCAGGGCTGGGGGTCGCCGATTTCATGAAGCGCACCTCGATCCTGAAATGCGGCCCGGACCAGCTGCGCGCGCTGGGACCTGCCGCGATGACGCTCGGACAAGCGGAGGGGTTAGATGCCCATTCGCGCTCGATTGGATTGCGCCTCAATCTGTCATGACAAAGCCGCCCGAACAGGACGACTCGACCAATCGCATCGTTGGCGTCACGCTCGACGAGGACTCGATCGGCCGTTCCGGGCCCGACATCGAGCATGAGCGCGCGATCGCGATCTACGATTTGATCGAGCAGAACCTGTTCGCGCCCGACGGCGCCGAAGGGCAGGGCCCGTTCACGCTGCATATCGGCATCACCGGTAACCGCCTGATGTTCGACATTCGCCGCGAGGACGGCACGCCCGTGGTCGCGCATCTGTTGTCGCTGACGCCGTTCCGGCGGATCGTGAAGGACTATTTCATGATCTGTGACAGCTACTACCAGGCGATCCGCACCGCAACGCCGGACAAGATCGAGGCCATCGACATGGGCCGCCGCGGCATCCATGACGAGGGATCGCGCACGCTGCAGGAGCGTCTGAAGGGCAAGGTGCGGGTCGATTTCGAGACCTCGCGCCGGCTGTTCACGCTCATCACCGTCCTGCATTGGAAGGGGTGAGCGCGCATGATCCC comes from Bradyrhizobium sp. CCGE-LA001 and encodes:
- a CDS encoding cyclic nucleotide-binding domain-containing protein; translation: MAVSAPDLKTFLLATPFFGGLPEPSLDLLISMLAERRFDAGSAVVAEGEPGRSMFIVKSGRLAVSKRTRSGSIIPISILQPGDFFGEMTLIEMQSRSATVVAEVPTVLFELTAKNLYACYKADIRAYVIVLQNINRELCRRLRRADERFTARQVREDNDDA
- a CDS encoding RidA family protein, which encodes MIKRSLPYEGLLHEIVEHNGVLYLGGIVPEDTALDMAGQADDVLRQLKTLLERAGSDLSCVLQVTIFVTDLADKAALNQVWKRYFTADHLPARAALGVADLGPGVKLELTAIAARR
- a CDS encoding FAD-dependent oxidoreductase produces the protein MGQDKQQRTDRDAQMARFTRPEQTFPALTPAEIERIRHFGEVRGYQDGEFLFETGKPGPGMFVVLKGHVAITQRDGLGHVTPVIDQGPGQFLAELSQLSGQPALVDGRAEGDVETLLLPPDRLRALLVAEAELGERIMRALILRRVNLIQGGVGGPVLIGPSHSTGVVRLQGFLTRNGQPHHLLDPEHDTDAAELIARYSPKPEDWPLVVAADGTVLRNPNETALARAIGMIGGAKGDRIYDVAVVGCGPAGLATAVYAASEGLSVAVLDIRAFGGQAGASARIENYLGFPTGISGQALTARAFTQAQKFGADIMIPVTVKSLDCTRKDGAFSVALDGCDPLRSRAVVVASGARYRRPEIENLDKFEGRGVWYWASPVEARLCAGEEVALVGAGNSAGQAAVFLSGHAKKVLMIIRGGGLGASMSRYLIERIEATPNIELMFNTEITALEGDEASLLRRIRWKSRLSSDEDAADIRNLFLFVGADPATAWLDGCGVTLDRGGFVVTGAQSEQNQGRLVAPLETSVPGVYAVGDVRSGSVKRVGGAIGEGAQVVASLHGYLGDAAKPAL
- a CDS encoding EthD family reductase; its protein translation is MAEVVVLYKTPKDAAAFDKYYAETHIPLAKKLPGLKKYAVSKGPVASPAGPSGIHLVAVLTFDSVADIQAAFGSPEGKATGADVPKFASGGADLLIFDTKEV
- a CDS encoding alpha/beta fold hydrolase — protein: MPTITTKDGVEIFYKDWGSGQPIVFSHGWPLSSDDWDAQMLYFVARGYRVIAHDRRGHGRSAQVADGHDMDHYADDLAALTAHLDLKNAIHVGHSTGGGEVVHYIARHGDSRVAKAAILSAVPPLMVQTAANPGGLPKSVFDDLQKQLAASRTQFYRDLPAGPFYGYNRPGAKPSEAVIQNWWRQGMMGGAKAHYDGIVAFSQTDFTEDLKKINVPVLVMHGDDDQIVPYADSAPLSAKLLKNGTLKTYKGFPHGMPTTHAETINADLLAFFKA
- a CDS encoding NAD(P)H-binding protein; this translates as MKVIVFGATGMVGQGVLRECLVDRGIDRVLVVGRSPTGVRNAKLAEIIHDDFTDYSAIEAQLTGFDACFFCLGVSSIGMSEQRYRHLTYDLTLAAATALAKLNPQMTFVYVTGAGTDSTEQGSRMWARIKGKTENDLFKLPFKAAYMFRPGAIQPLHGARSKTAWVQAVYTATWPLWSVLRRISPSLVTSTEQIGRAMIRVAREGHKRKVLEMEDINSL
- a CDS encoding DUF2948 family protein, encoding MSPQLKLIALDADDLAVISTHVQDARVQASDIIWRQSEKRLVVGMSRLDWEQTLEGETEPRRLVAALRFDRVLACKSRNIDLAAPDKVLDLIGIEFHPRDGRNEEPGGSALLLFAQGGAIRLDVECLECELTDLGADALGTGAGVEGEG
- the hisD gene encoding histidinol dehydrogenase, with the translated sequence MPVRLDRSSADFDQRFAAFLAAKREVSADVEAAARAIVDDVAKRGDAALLEATQKFDRLTLDATSMRVTAAEIEAATKACDAATLDALKLARDRIETYHRRQLPADERFTDPLGVELGWRYTAIESAGLYVPGGTAAYPSSVLMNAVPAKVAGVARLVMVVPSPDGKLNPLVLAAAHLGGVTEIYRVGGAQAVAALAHGTATIAPVAKIVGPGNAYVAAAKRLVFGKVGIDMIAGPSEVLVIADDTGNADWIAADLLAQAEHDASAQSILITDSARLAADVEKAVAAQLKTLPRAVIAGASWNDFGAIIMVRNLTDAIPLADAIAAEHLEIMTVDPEVLAAKIRNAGAVFLGAHTPEAIGDYVGGSNHVLPTARSARFSSGLGVADFMKRTSILKCGPDQLRALGPAAMTLGQAEGLDAHSRSIGLRLNLS
- a CDS encoding UPF0262 family protein, whose translation is MTKPPEQDDSTNRIVGVTLDEDSIGRSGPDIEHERAIAIYDLIEQNLFAPDGAEGQGPFTLHIGITGNRLMFDIRREDGTPVVAHLLSLTPFRRIVKDYFMICDSYYQAIRTATPDKIEAIDMGRRGIHDEGSRTLQERLKGKVRVDFETSRRLFTLITVLHWKG